The Bactrocera dorsalis isolate Fly_Bdor chromosome 3, ASM2337382v1, whole genome shotgun sequence genomic interval TCTTCTTGCAAGCGCAGCAGCTCTTTAGCTTGTAAGCGTTGTTCTTCTCTTAAGCGCTCAGTTTCGGCTAAAAGTTCAGCTTCACGCTGCTTCGCTTCCACTACGCGTAAACGCGCTTCTTCGTCAGCGTATTGCTCCTCCGCGAGTTTATCAGCTGACACATCATACAATAAGGGTTTTACTTCAGTTTCAGTTTGGACCTTTTCAGCTTTTGATGTCAGACTCGCCTTCAAATGTGCTTCCTTCACCAGCTTGAGATGCTCTTCACGTGCGCGCTGCACCTCAGCCGTTTCTTGCACGCCGGCATACACTTGCGGCTGACTCTGATAAGCATCTGTTTGCAGGGATGATTTTGCAGTGGCTAACGGTTCGCTGTTGGTTGCTGGCGCGCTTTGCTGTAGTGTCTGCGTGGAGACAGGCTGTTGTGCTGCCAGTTTAGGTGCGTTTTCACTAGTTAAAGGTGCAACGAATACTTTGTTTAACGTTTCCTCGAATCCGCGTAAATGCTCTTCGCGTGCGCGTTTCACTTCCGGTGTGTCCTGCACGGGTGTAAGCGTTTGTTCTTGCTTTTGCTCGTTGGTCGGCGCGGATCCGGTCAACGTACCGCTTTTAAATGCATCTGACAATTGTTTTTGCTGCTCCAAATAAGTATTGTCCGATTGTACGAGATTCTGAGTTTCCGATGTCGTTTGTGTGAGTTTTTGTACGCCACTTTGACTTTGCAGCTGCTTGTCTTCATATTTCTTGCCTTCCTTCTCCTCCTTCTCTTCCTTTTCTGCGCGCAATTTCGCCTCATTCCATAAGCGCAAATGCTCCGCCTTGGCGCGCTGTACTTCTGGCGTCTCCTGCAAGTAACTCAAATTCTCAACTATTGTCACACCCTGCGCCGGCTGCTGTACGCCTTGCTCTGCTGTATATTCAAGGCGCGCCACTTTCGATGATTGTACGTCGTTGCTGTCGCTTGTCTTTCCAGCTGACGCCTGTAAAGCTTGCACGCGCTGCACTTGCTCCTGATAGATGCGCAAGTGCTCTTCGCGCGCCTTCTTCTGCTCGGCTGTTTCGCTTAAGAATATAGCCTGTGTTGGCGCATTTTGGAATAACTTTTCGCCTGCGTCTGGTGAATAATTTGTTGACTTCACCGCTTGTTCACCAGCGCTAATTTGCTGCGCTTTGCCTTCCTCTTCCAGTTGCAGAGCTAGCATCGCTTTGCGTCTTGACTCATTCCAAAAGCGTAAATGCTCCTCGCGCAGCTGCTTGATAATTGAAGTTTCTTGACTATTGTCACTTTTAGGCGCTGTTAGTACAACCTCGAATGCGTTGATTTTTGCTAACATATCTGTTGTAGGCTCTTTACCCGCAGCTTTTAAGCGTTCCAGTTCCTGTCTATATTGATCGTATACATGTACGGCCCATAACCGAAAATGTTCATCACGCTTTTTTATAAGCTCGGTCTCATCCTTCAGCGTACCTTTGGCGAgttgatttaaatattcttcatAAGTGATTCGCCTGCTTTCAATCGGCTCTGGATATCTGTAACCGAATATTTGCGCCGCAGCCTGTTGATTGATATAGTGCGCATAGTCCGGTGTTAATGCATTCACTGCAGCGAATTCACCACGCGCTGGACTGTAAGCTAGTAACTCCGCACGATATGGATAACCGCCGACTGCGGCCGCATAAGCGCCACTGCTAGCCGCCAACAAGCTGAGCACCGAAACCACAAATAACCGCATCGCTTTTGCTTCTCTGTATTATGGAAGCACCTATCGGTTCTTGCTATCCTTCAGTATATATTGTAGGTATCGCACAACTGCTACGTTCGCAAAGTAAATCCACGCGGAGTTGCCGGAAGTAGCCTAGTACGTCGCCTGCCGTTCGAAACAAAACTGATGTCTCACACTATCCACTCCTGCCTATTTATACGAATTGCGCACAGCGTCCGTTCGGCCCTTTTCAATGCGAACAACTGTACTTAGGGTATTCTTAATGGATTCTTGAAACcgcaaaacaaaacataaaatagtTTACTAAATTAAACTTGGTCCGGCTGATGCGCCGAAATACGATACCGCCTGTGGTGACCGCTACTATTGCGATTATGCTGGCAAAACCAGTAACCAGAAATGCCGTTGTCAGCTCTAGCGTGTCCTTGAGTTGCTTTTTATACGCTACATCTTGCCATTACTCTTCCAACTGCTTATCAGTGTGTTATTTTTAGCTGTGGCCAACAAATGATCGGGGCAGGATCGATTCGCACGTTGCCTTGCGCTTTGCAACGGTTGCTGGTAATAAATTTCGCATTGCCCCAGGTCGCCGATATCAAGTTTACACTTGACACTTTCGGTTTGCCCTCTTCATAGGGATCGGCGTTACGCTCCACCATATTGCGATTTATATGTATAGacatatatccatatacatatctacatacatatatatattgccTCTTTTTCCTGCGCCTAGTGGCAGCTGTACGTAATTGGCTTGTTGGCAGTTTAAACTGTAAATATCATTACATTTCCGCTAGCCCAATTCCTGTGCTACTCCCTTATTGCCTCCTGctcatttataaatactatcttttgttttatttctacttACAGTTAAACGTTGTCATCCTGCCTAGTAATTCAATGCGCCGCGTTTATCGTAGTTTTAATGCCGCTTTGGTCCGAAAAAAACGTAGggcaatttattgatttttttatgacCTCAAGGCTGATCTCGACACTTTAGATTGATCGTCTTCAAAACAACTCTGTACAGTTCTGTatcttttatatataagtatttatggccagtttaatcaaaattaaaagcaatttttccttgtttttattTGGCTCTTGTTTTGATTTCAGTCACAGTTGCGTTTAAAATATTAGCATAACTATCCATTCATAGTGAATTTACTAAAGATATTGTAATCATAATTGTTAACGCCTTTTTGGACAGAAATTTTGATATAGCCTCTTCTCTTTTATTTATGAAGTACGCATTTCTGCGAATTCAATGAATATACAAGAATATCCTAATCGTTTCTTTTTACACCATGTTGTCAGAgtatctaaaagaaaaattatcgaAGTTTCGAACACGTCTTTTATAAATAAGCCTCGAATGCAACAAGACTCAGTTGCAATAAAATGTAACCGGCTAGGATTGTAtgaagaaaattttgtattaaattatattttcctgACAGAACAGACCATGTGAGCTAGTTTAATTCAATAGATTAggattacaaaaatatatatacatatacagacattTCATTCCATTTTTGAAGTGTGGCTTGATGTTATCCGCCAAATGTTCATTCAATCATTCCTTGCTACCAAAGAGAGTCTAACATGACCAACACCAACTCTAAGCAAAGCTATTACATTTCGTGTTTTTTTCTTCGACGCTTCCGATTAAATAAGCTTTACAAGGCTTTAAATAAGCTAGAGAAAGGTACCGAAGTTATAAAGATCCTCAATTGAAATCCGAGTGCTTATTCCGTTCTCACAAAGTCTTCTGCGCCAAATAAAATTCAATCAAGCTCACATTAGAAAACAGAAATCAGCACTGGATAGGGTAAGGTGGACAGGGACACAGGTATTAGGGATCTGTCCAAACTAGGTAATAGagtattttcagtaaaattagATACCAGAATTATTTTCGACTACCAGATCTCGATAGTGTCTTCCAAGCGGAGATCACAGCAGTTAAAGAAACCAATATTCTTATAAATAGAGAATTCCAAGTGGCTTTGAAAGCACTGAAGTCGCTTATGGTTTCATTGAAGATAATGAAAGAATGTTTTAATCTCTAAGTGGATCTAACGTTTTATTTCACTATTAACCTGTAGTGGGCTCCAGGCCATAGTGATGTTCCTGGCAATTGTGAAGCAAATGAACAAGCCAGAGCAGGACCCACCCTATATTTAGATTTCAAAAAAGA includes:
- the LOC105233662 gene encoding trichohyalin, coding for MRLFVVSVLSLLAASSGAYAAAVGGYPYRAELLAYSPARGEFAAVNALTPDYAHYINQQAAAQIFGYRYPEPIESRRITYEEYLNQLAKGTLKDETELIKKRDEHFRLWAVHVYDQYRQELERLKAAGKEPTTDMLAKINAFEVVLTAPKSDNSQETSIIKQLREEHLRFWNESRRKAMLALQLEEEGKAQQISAGEQAVKSTNYSPDAGEKLFQNAPTQAIFLSETAEQKKAREEHLRIYQEQVQRVQALQASAGKTSDSNDVQSSKVARLEYTAEQGVQQPAQGVTIVENLSYLQETPEVQRAKAEHLRLWNEAKLRAEKEEKEEKEGKKYEDKQLQSQSGVQKLTQTTSETQNLVQSDNTYLEQQKQLSDAFKSGTLTGSAPTNEQKQEQTLTPVQDTPEVKRAREEHLRGFEETLNKVFVAPLTSENAPKLAAQQPVSTQTLQQSAPATNSEPLATAKSSLQTDAYQSQPQVYAGVQETAEVQRAREEHLKLVKEAHLKASLTSKAEKVQTETEVKPLLYDVSADKLAEEQYADEEARLRVVEAKQREAELLAETERLREEQRLQAKELLRLQEEEQRRQEQERLDQSNENKEAVHYAEKPQLPIAAPPKETLESLIQVQYQSDPAATYDIRDTEKYTANPYLLRYAVPGGNVKQIGTPIATTAYYIGAQKPAQQQQGYANAGVYYLRDANEGYLKLDNPYFLHYITNQQGGKDTLATADAASLASALAALHQAQKIEQPIAATFGQKPIAPSVPIAPVAPSVPLTPLAPAAPILPIAPLVPNADNMKIVYGNDAALAALEKATREHFRAHEIALEQLRLANQKQSPLQKDCY